The following DNA comes from Desulfobacterales bacterium.
AGCCCAGACACTGGCCAATCTGTACCTGGCCATGGAGCATGAGCTTGCAGTCATCCCTGTCATCAACAAAATCGATCTGCCTTCCGCAGATATTGAACGGGTAAAAGCCCAGATTGAAGAGGATCTCGGACTGGACCCGGAAACGGCGCTTTTAACGTCCGCAAAGACCGGGATCGGTATCGAGGAGGTTCTGGAAACCGTTGTCCGGAAACTTCCAGCGCCAACCGGTGATCCGGACAAGCCGTTGAAAGCACTGATTTTTGATTCAAATTACGATCCATTCAGGGGCACCATCGTTCACTTTCGAGTCATTGACGGACGGATCAAGGCCGGTGACCTCGTTTCCTTCATGTGGAATCAGGCCGCCTACCGGGTCGAAGAGGTGGGTATTTTTCAGATCAAACGGGTGCCTCAAAAGCAACTGTCCGCCGGCCAGGTAGGTTATATGATTGCCGGAATCAAAACGGTCAGTGATACCCGGGTCGGCGATACCATCACCCTGAAGAAGGCACCGTGCGACACCCCGATGCCCGGATTCAAGGAAGCAAAGCCCGTTGTGTTTTCATCGATTTATCCCATCGCATCCGACGGATACGAAGAGCTGGCCATCGCTATAGAAAAGCTCACCCTCAACGATTCTTCACTGATTTATGAAAAAGATTCCTCGGTCGCGCTCGGTTTTGGATTCCGATGCGGTTTTCTGGGTCTGCTTCATCTCGAAGTCGTTCAGGAGCGTCTCGAGCGCGAATACGACCTGTCGCTGATCCTGACGGCCCCATCAGTCAGATACCAGCTGATAATGAATGACGGCAGCGAGCTGACCATCGATAATCCCGCCCTGTATCCGGATCCTGCAAGCATTGCAAAAGCCCTGGAGCCCTTTATCCGGGCCGCCATTATTTTACCCGACCGGTATATGGGAGTTGTCATGAAACTGTGTCTGGACCGGCGCGGCATCAATAAAAACTATCAGTATCTGACCAGCAACCGGCTGGAGATGATATTTGAACTGCCGCTGGCGGAGGTGATCTACGATTTTTATGACAAGCTCAAGAGCGTCACTCAGGGATACGGTTCATTTGATTACGAGATCATCGACTACCGGGAAACCGATCTGGTGAAACTGGATATTCTGATCAACGGGGATCGGGTCGATGCCTTATCTCAACTGGTCCATGAAGACCGGGCAGTTGAACGGGGCCGCCTT
Coding sequences within:
- the lepA gene encoding translation elongation factor 4, which translates into the protein MKHIRNFSIIAHIDHGKSTLSDRLIQHTHMVSDRDFQDQILDTMDIERERGITIKSQTICLPYTARDGQTYFLNLIDTPGHVDFSYEVSRALASCEGALLLIDASQGVEAQTLANLYLAMEHELAVIPVINKIDLPSADIERVKAQIEEDLGLDPETALLTSAKTGIGIEEVLETVVRKLPAPTGDPDKPLKALIFDSNYDPFRGTIVHFRVIDGRIKAGDLVSFMWNQAAYRVEEVGIFQIKRVPQKQLSAGQVGYMIAGIKTVSDTRVGDTITLKKAPCDTPMPGFKEAKPVVFSSIYPIASDGYEELAIAIEKLTLNDSSLIYEKDSSVALGFGFRCGFLGLLHLEVVQERLEREYDLSLILTAPSVRYQLIMNDGSELTIDNPALYPDPASIAKALEPFIRAAIILPDRYMGVVMKLCLDRRGINKNYQYLTSNRLEMIFELPLAEVIYDFYDKLKSVTQGYGSFDYEIIDYRETDLVKLDILINGDRVDALSQLVHEDRAVERGRLACEKLKEEIPRQMFKIAIQGAIGSKVIARTTVSAFRKDVTAKCYGGDISRKRKLLEKQKKGKKRMKMVGKVMIPQSAFLSVLKTDTD